AATATTTTGACGGCGACACCGGAAAAGGAATTGGTGCATCGCACCAGACCGGCTGGACCGCGACCGTTGCCAAACTGCTGAAACCACGATTATCTTAATATCCGGAATCCGCAGACCTGAGAGAATACTAGAATAATGATTTAGAAACCGTACAGGTGTTTTAAACGCCGGAATCCGTCGCGGGAACATCTACTTGAGCACCATTAACAAAAACCCTGTAATTCACTTCTACGCCAGGCTCTAATGTCTTGGAAACCGAGCAGTATTTTTCAAACGAAAGCGTAGCTGCTTTAAGCGCTTTCTGCGGCTCGATTACACCTTCCAGAAAGAAAATAACGGTTATCGAACGGAAAGGTTTGGCCTCATCAACCTGAACGCGTTCACCCTCCACTTCTGCAGAGAAAGATGTGATGGTCTGTCTCTGTTTCTTAAGAATTGAAACAATATCAATCGAGCTGCATGCCGCCGTGGCCATGAGGATGCTTTCCATAGGAGATACACCTTGTGGATTTGGCTCGGAAGTATTGTCGAGGTGAATAGTGTTGCCTGCTGAATTGGTGCATTTAAATAAAAAATCGTCGTTGATACGCTGAAGAGATACTTTCATGTTTAAATTTTTAGAGGGTTTGCAGACCTATTTCTCGCTATGGATTAAGTTTAATCTGATAAACTTTAGGCCAAGTCCGGCGTCGTTAGGCAAAGTATTTGATATGCTTTGCAGAATTAATTTCCAAGCAATAAGTTATGAATTATATAAATGACAAGTCGGGTAACGGCGGGGCCATCAGGCTGAACAACGAAACAGAAGAAATCGGCCGTCTAACCTACACGATCCTTCCGGAAGATAATAAGCTGATTATTTCATACGTACTCGTTCACCATAAATTCGAAGGCCGCGGAATGGGGAAATATCTGGTAGATGAAGCGGTGAAATTTGCACGCGATAATCAATGGAAAGTTTACCCGCACTGTTCTTATGCGCGAAGCGTGATGAACCGAATGAATGATGTTGATGACGTTCTGTTGTCTCGCTGATCATTCTCCTTTAGCTCACACTACAAATTTTCGAGATGTTCCTCTGCCATTTCCATGTTATGGTAGACATTCTGCACGTCGTCGTCTTCCTCGAAACGGTCGAGCATTTTCATGTTTGCCTTAAACTGCTCTTCACTAACTTCCTTGGTGTTATTAGGTATTCTTTGCAGTTCTGCAGCCTTCACTTCAATACCGAGTTCATCAAGCTTATGCGCAACGGCTCCGAAATCTTCGTAGGCTGATGTGATCATCACTTCTTCTTCATCGCTATCGATGTCTTCGGCACCGCCATCAATCATCTCCATTTCGAAATCATCCCAGGCCATTTTAATCAGTGAACGGTCTATTGTGAAGATTCCTTTGCGGTCAAAAACGAACGCGAGTTCACCGTTCTTACCTAAATTTCCATCAAATTTGTTAAATATCGCACGTACGTTGGCAACGGTCCGGGTAGTGTTATTGGTGGTGCATTCAATAAAAAATGCGACGCCGCCCTGTCCGTATCCTTCGTAGGTAACTTCTTCATAATTTTCTGCTTCAGCGCCACTTGCTTTCTTTATGGCACGTTCCACATTATCTTTCGGCATATTAGCACCTTTCGCATTCTGTATGCATCGCCGTAGGGCGGGAT
This window of the Flavobacteriaceae bacterium 3519-10 genome carries:
- a CDS encoding OsmC/Ohr family protein, which codes for MKVSLQRINDDFLFKCTNSAGNTIHLDNTSEPNPQGVSPMESILMATAACSSIDIVSILKKQRQTITSFSAEVEGERVQVDEAKPFRSITVIFFLEGVIEPQKALKAATLSFEKYCSVSKTLEPGVEVNYRVFVNGAQVDVPATDSGV